The sequence below is a genomic window from Rudanella lutea DSM 19387.
TTTTCGGGCCCGACGAGCACCGGCAGGAACTTGGCGAAGTCACGGGCCGTATAGTTGGATAAGAAGCATATTCGGATGAAAACCATTTCCCCGCAGGATCTCAGCCCACAGGCCTTTTATAAACTGCTCAACAGCTCCGTAGCGCCCCGGCCTATTGCGTTTGTGAGCACCATCAGCAAGGAGGGGCACGTAAACCTGTCGCCCTACAGCTTTTTCAACATCTTTGGTTTTAACCCGCCCATACTGGTGTTTTCGCCCAGCCGCAACCGGCATGGGCATAAAAAACACGCCCTGCTCAACGTGGAGGAGGTGCCTGAGGTGACTATCAACGTGGTGAGTCACCGGATGGTGGAGCAGATGTCGTTGGCGAGTGCCGAGTTCGACCGGCACGTGAACGAGTTCGATAAAGCGGGTTTCACTCCCTTACCCTCCGAGCGGGTGGCGCCCCCGCGGGTAGCCGAGGCTCCCGCATCGTTCGAGTGCGTGGTGCGGTCGCTCGTGCCGCTGGGCGACGCGCCGGGCGCCGGTACGCTCGTGGTATGCGAGGTGGTGCTGGCCCATTTCCACGACGAGATTTTCGATGCTAACGGTCAGATTGACCCGTTCCGAATTGATTTGGTTGGTCGGCTCGGGGCCGACTGGTACGTGCGGGCCAACGATTCGGCTTTGTTTGAAGTGGCGCGCCCGCAAATGGGCGTCGGGGTAGATCAGATACCGCTCCCGATCCGAAATAGTAACATCCTGACAGGCAACGATCTGGGTAAGCTTGGTAGCGCCAAAACTCTGCCCACCCCCGACGAAGTAGCGGCTTACCGGCAAACCGAAGCGGTACGGTCGCTCATGGACGAAGCCCGTTTCGGTTGCCAATACCTGCCCGATTTGTTACACCTGCGCGCCAAACAACTTTTGGCTGAGGGCAACGTAGCCGAAGCCTGGCTCACGCTGCTGGTAGCTTAGGTTTTAGCTATCGAAGACATGTCATCTCGTTTGGAGAGATGACATGTCTTAAACAGTACTCCAAACGAGATGACATCTCTGGCAATTGACTTTCCAACCCATAGACCCTTCGCAGAGATGTCATCTCTCCAAACGAGATGATATCTCTGAAAGCAATCAAATTACTCCATTTTCAAACACACAGGTGAGGGTACGCTGACTTGCTCGCCAGTGTCGGTGAGGAGGCCCGTTTTGGGGTCGCGCCGAAACACCACGATATTGTCGGTGTCCTGATTGGCAACCAGCACGTACTGCCCACTCGGGTGTACCATAAAATTGCGGGGTTTGGCTCCTTTTACCGGCTGATGCCCAATCAGCTTGAGCGTACCGTCGGCCGCGATGGAGAAGATGCTGAGCGAATTATGCCCCCGATTCGAGACGTACAGGTGCTTGCCCGCTGGGTCGGTATGAATATCGGCATGGGTATTATCGCCCGTAAAGTCGGCGGGTAGGCTGGCTACACGGTCGCCCATGAGCGAGAGCGCGCCCGTTTGCGGGTTCCGGCTAAATACCGCGACCGACGAGGTCATTTCTTCGGCCAGATACAGGAAACGCCCATTGGGGTGAATTGCCACGTGGCGTGGGCCCGAACCGGGTTGCACCGTCACAACGGGCGTTACGGCGGGTGTCAGCTTGCCGGTTTTGGTGTTGAGGGCGTAGGTGTGCAGCTTGTCGGTGCCGAGGTCGGCAATGTACACAAACCGATTGTCGGCCGAGATAGTGGCCGAGTGCACGTGTGGGCCTTCCTGCCGACTCTGATTCACGCCTTTCCCCGAAAAACTCAGGCTGTCGGTCAAAGCGCCGAGCGAGCCATCGGCATTGATGCCATACACCCGCCAGCTACCGCTCGTGTAGTTGGAGATGATCGCCCAGCGTCCGGTTTTGTCGACGCTGATGTGGCAGGGGCCGCGCCCAAAGGCCGAGGTTTCGTTGATAAACGTCAGGGCACCGGTTTTGGGGTCGCGCGTGTAGGCGCTGACGGCCCCCGCGCGGGTAGCCCCGGCATTGTCGGCCTCGTTGACGGCGTACAGAAATTTACCACCCGGCCGGATGGCGACAAACGAAGGGCTTTTCTGATTCCGAACACTGCTTTGGGGTGACAGTTTGCCTGTTTTAGGATCAAAACGCAGGGTATAAATCCCCTCGCTGCCGCGAACGGTATAGGTGCCTACGTGCAGGAGTTGGGCGGTTGCCGAGAGGCTCAGAAACGAAGCCAGTACAAAGGTCAGAAGACGCGTCATAGAGAGGGTTTTGAGGGATGTATTCCCTTCACTCACAAAATTAAACCACCGTTCCAGATTCCTGTTATGAGTGCTGTACTACTTTGGTAGTATCTCTTAAAAAGTACAGAATGAACACCAGCACTACAGGAACCGAGACCGCCAGCACGCCCAGACGTTTTGGGCGCATGCTGATTACCCTGAGCGACGTAGCGGGCTTCGTCGGTCAGTTTTTCAAAGAAGTTTTTCAGCCCCCTTACGAGTTCAAAGAAATTATTCGCCAGTGTTACGAGGTAGGGGTGCGCTCGTTGCCGCTCATTTCCCTGACGGGTTTTATCACCGGGATTGTGTTCACCAATCAGTCGCGGCCGTCGTTGGCTGAGTTTGGGGCTACCTCGTGGTTGCCGTCGCTCATTGCCATTGCGCTGGTGCGGGCGTTGGCTCCGCTGGTTACGGCCCTGATTGCGGCCGGCCGGGTGGGTTCCAACATCGGGGCCGAGCTGGGCTCCATGCGCGTAACCGAACAGATCGACGCCATGGAGGTGTCGGCCACCAATCCGTTTAAATTTCTGGTCGTGACCCGCGTACTGGCTACCACCCTTATGCTGCCCACGCTCATGGTGTACACCGTATTTGTGGGGTTGCTGGGGGCGTTCGTAAATGTGACGCAGAACGAAGCCACCAGCTTTCTGACGTTTATAAACGACGTTTTCGAGGCCATTTCGTTTCTCGACATTTTCGCGTCGCTCATCAAAACCTTCGTATTCGGGTTTACCATCGGCATGGTCGGCTGTTACAAAGGCTACAACTCATCGAAGGGAACGGAGGGCGTCGGGAAGGCGGCCAACTCGGCCGTGGTAACCACCATGTTCCTCGTCTTTATTGAAGAACTACTGGCCTTGCAGATTGTCAACGCCATTCGCGGTACATAGTCCCACCCAGCCATTCGCTACACACATGAACAATGAAGTTATTATTTCAATCCGCGACCTCCGCATTGCCTTTGGCGACTACAAGGTGTTGCAGGGTGTCGACCTCGACCTGTACAAGGGCGAAAACCTGGTCGTACTGGGCCGGTCGGGAACGGGGAAATCGGTGCTGATCAAGATACTGGTCGGGTTGCTCAAAGCCGACTCGGGCACCATTACGGCCTTTGGGCAACAGGTGGAGGAGCTC
It includes:
- a CDS encoding flavin reductase family protein, yielding MKTISPQDLSPQAFYKLLNSSVAPRPIAFVSTISKEGHVNLSPYSFFNIFGFNPPILVFSPSRNRHGHKKHALLNVEEVPEVTINVVSHRMVEQMSLASAEFDRHVNEFDKAGFTPLPSERVAPPRVAEAPASFECVVRSLVPLGDAPGAGTLVVCEVVLAHFHDEIFDANGQIDPFRIDLVGRLGADWYVRANDSALFEVARPQMGVGVDQIPLPIRNSNILTGNDLGKLGSAKTLPTPDEVAAYRQTEAVRSLMDEARFGCQYLPDLLHLRAKQLLAEGNVAEAWLTLLVA
- a CDS encoding lactonase family protein; the encoded protein is MTRLLTFVLASFLSLSATAQLLHVGTYTVRGSEGIYTLRFDPKTGKLSPQSSVRNQKSPSFVAIRPGGKFLYAVNEADNAGATRAGAVSAYTRDPKTGALTFINETSAFGRGPCHISVDKTGRWAIISNYTSGSWRVYGINADGSLGALTDSLSFSGKGVNQSRQEGPHVHSATISADNRFVYIADLGTDKLHTYALNTKTGKLTPAVTPVVTVQPGSGPRHVAIHPNGRFLYLAEEMTSSVAVFSRNPQTGALSLMGDRVASLPADFTGDNTHADIHTDPAGKHLYVSNRGHNSLSIFSIAADGTLKLIGHQPVKGAKPRNFMVHPSGQYVLVANQDTDNIVVFRRDPKTGLLTDTGEQVSVPSPVCLKME
- a CDS encoding MlaE family ABC transporter permease, with the translated sequence MNTSTTGTETASTPRRFGRMLITLSDVAGFVGQFFKEVFQPPYEFKEIIRQCYEVGVRSLPLISLTGFITGIVFTNQSRPSLAEFGATSWLPSLIAIALVRALAPLVTALIAAGRVGSNIGAELGSMRVTEQIDAMEVSATNPFKFLVVTRVLATTLMLPTLMVYTVFVGLLGAFVNVTQNEATSFLTFINDVFEAISFLDIFASLIKTFVFGFTIGMVGCYKGYNSSKGTEGVGKAANSAVVTTMFLVFIEELLALQIVNAIRGT